One Phoenix dactylifera cultivar Barhee BC4 chromosome 14, palm_55x_up_171113_PBpolish2nd_filt_p, whole genome shotgun sequence DNA window includes the following coding sequences:
- the LOC103696402 gene encoding uncharacterized protein At5g48480 has product MAQEGAGNGEAPASASIASFKPQLLVPAMKADEAVQFYKAAFGAEELKRMNHPKRKAEQEVPLILCAELKIGSSFLLVCDQTEDDSSRAGEGVAIVFRLETEDVEGTVAQAVKAGAVLQGEITEEESACGCGLLGKVKDPFGVVWYVASTAQKCAAAEA; this is encoded by the exons ATGGCGCAGGAGGGAGCAGGGAACGGGGAGGCGCCGGCGTCAGCGAGCATCGCTTCGTTCAAGCCGCAGCTGCTGGTGCCGGCGATGAAGGCCGACGAGGCGGTGCAGTTCTACAAGGCAGCGTTCGGGGCGGAGGAGCTGAAGCGGATGAACCACCCCAAGCGCAAGGCCGAGCAGGAGGTCCCCCTCATCCTCTGCGCCGAGCTCAAGATCGGCTCCTCCTTCCTTCTCGTCTGCGACCAGACCGAGGACGACTCCTCCCGCGC GGGGGAGGGGGTGGCGATCGTGTTCCGATTGGAGACGGAGGACGTGGAGGGGACCGTGGCGCAGGCAGTGAAGGCGGGAGCGGTGCTGCAAGGGGAGATCACGGAGGAGGAGAGCGCGTGCGGCTGCGGGCTCCTCGGGAAGGTGAAGGACCCCTTCGGCGTCGTCTGGTACGTCGCATCCACTGCCCAGAAGTGCGCCGCGGCTGAGGCCTAG
- the LOC103708155 gene encoding uncharacterized protein LOC103708155 isoform X1 — protein sequence MEDHGRKPGEVEFYKMTHTHRDGSFVREESRDIVDRATSLISERIGESSSIGNTRGVEAQVFTELMGSERYGRVRGYGVGVTPTQLSAVGRYTQDARQSSSTAEVNDLKAEIKELKQSHQTEMQSLRAQINQITSLLHQFVPPQVPDGSSARRDGDASDP from the exons atggaagaCCATGGGAGGAAACCTGGTGAGGTGGAGttctataagatgactcacacccaccgagatggcagctttgtccgagaggagtcgagagatatagtt gacagaGCTACATCCCTTATTTCAGAGCGTATCGGAGAGTCATCTTCAATCGGCAACACCAGAGGTGTCGAAGCTCAGGTGTTTACCGAGTTGATGGGCTCGGAGCGTTATGGTagagtgaggggttatggcgttggagttacccccactcagttgtctgcagtgggTAGATATACTCAAGATGCTAGACAGAgtagtagcactgcagaggttaatgatctgaaggcagagataaaagagttgaagcagagccacCAGACAGAGATGCAATCTTTGAGGGCTCAGATTAATCAGATTACATCTTTGTTGCATCAGTTTGTCCCTCCTCAG GTTCCTGATGGTTCATCTGCACGTAGAGATGGTGATGCTAGCGACCCCTGA
- the LOC103708155 gene encoding uncharacterized protein LOC103708155 isoform X2 — MEDHGRKPGEVEFYKMTHTHRDGSFVREESRDIVDRATSLISERIGESSSIGNTRGVEAQVFTELMGSERYGRVRGYGVGVTPTQLSAVGRYTQDARQSSSTAEVNDLKAEIKELKQSHQTEMQSLRAQINQITSLLHQFVPPQRW; from the exons atggaagaCCATGGGAGGAAACCTGGTGAGGTGGAGttctataagatgactcacacccaccgagatggcagctttgtccgagaggagtcgagagatatagtt gacagaGCTACATCCCTTATTTCAGAGCGTATCGGAGAGTCATCTTCAATCGGCAACACCAGAGGTGTCGAAGCTCAGGTGTTTACCGAGTTGATGGGCTCGGAGCGTTATGGTagagtgaggggttatggcgttggagttacccccactcagttgtctgcagtgggTAGATATACTCAAGATGCTAGACAGAgtagtagcactgcagaggttaatgatctgaaggcagagataaaagagttgaagcagagccacCAGACAGAGATGCAATCTTTGAGGGCTCAGATTAATCAGATTACATCTTTGTTGCATCAGTTTGTCCCTCCTCAG AGATGGTGA